One segment of Fibrobacter succinogenes DNA contains the following:
- a CDS encoding rhodanese-like domain-containing protein, which translates to MNKLIAISFCAMLLATACNSSEEPKPQAVVNKVEAVQPAAAVAEQPVATVTTIDWNKALEMNKAGALLIDVRTPAEVEKGKASPAAINIPLQEIPQRLSEFPKDKDLLIYCRSGKRSMAASKFLVENGYTRVFNIDGGIMALPQK; encoded by the coding sequence ATGAATAAATTGATCGCGATTTCTTTTTGTGCAATGTTGCTTGCTACGGCTTGCAATTCTTCTGAAGAACCGAAACCGCAGGCTGTTGTAAATAAGGTTGAAGCTGTGCAGCCGGCTGCCGCTGTTGCTGAACAACCTGTTGCAACGGTAACGACGATTGATTGGAATAAGGCTTTGGAAATGAACAAGGCTGGTGCACTTCTTATTGACGTGCGTACTCCGGCTGAAGTGGAAAAAGGCAAGGCTTCGCCTGCCGCGATTAACATTCCGCTCCAGGAAATTCCGCAGCGCTTGAGCGAATTTCCGAAGGACAAGGACTTGTTGATTTATTGCCGTAGTGGCAAGCGCAGCATGGCTGCTTCGAAATTCCTTGTGGAAAATGGCTATACCCGCGTGTTCAACATTGATGGCGGAATTATGGCTTTGCCGCAGAAGTAA
- a CDS encoding alpha/beta hydrolase: MKKIKIIFMIILLLLFFIASAVYVYYANAEALRDVQIDCTSVIDVHPDVIEKSLLKVQTDAELGEPFRVYPIETSPDSDLVFHSTLIEYPFGSSPRADSQNNVSLRGIILYVHGYNDYFFQKELAEKADSAGFAFFAIDLHYCGRSYVSDEPRADFRNIKEFYAELDVAVELSKKIAVDDYEEAEHIPFIIIGHSQGGLISSLYVNDRSDAHFAALVLNSPFFEFNYNWFMRKIVMPVVSEAGLFFPDFPLGTTGDPNYANSLLKREMGEWNYNETLKSYVRPIVYLGWVRAVMNGQSRLHSRLKIKSPVLVMHGDCSADGVEWTDDYLHCDGVLDVDQIEDWAPYLGEKVTTRTIPNGLHDLYLSRKSVRDNAYHETFSFIEDHIK; the protein is encoded by the coding sequence ATGAAAAAAATTAAAATAATCTTCATGATTATTCTGCTGTTGCTTTTTTTTATTGCATCGGCGGTTTATGTGTACTATGCTAATGCTGAAGCTCTGCGTGATGTTCAAATTGATTGTACTTCTGTTATTGATGTGCATCCCGATGTCATTGAAAAATCTTTGTTGAAGGTTCAAACAGATGCGGAGTTGGGTGAACCATTTCGTGTTTATCCGATAGAAACTAGCCCGGATAGCGATCTGGTTTTCCATTCGACGCTAATCGAGTATCCTTTTGGGAGCTCGCCGCGTGCGGATTCGCAAAACAACGTTAGTCTGCGCGGAATCATCTTGTATGTGCACGGCTATAACGATTACTTTTTCCAAAAAGAACTTGCCGAAAAGGCTGATTCTGCAGGATTTGCGTTCTTTGCTATAGATTTGCACTACTGTGGACGTTCTTATGTGTCGGATGAACCGCGCGCGGATTTCCGGAATATCAAGGAGTTCTATGCAGAACTAGATGTGGCTGTTGAACTCAGTAAAAAAATTGCTGTGGATGATTATGAAGAAGCGGAGCACATTCCGTTTATCATCATTGGGCACTCTCAGGGTGGGTTGATTTCTTCGTTGTACGTGAACGATCGAAGCGATGCTCATTTTGCGGCACTTGTGCTCAATAGTCCGTTCTTTGAATTTAACTATAACTGGTTCATGCGCAAAATTGTGATGCCGGTAGTTTCGGAAGCCGGTTTGTTCTTCCCTGATTTTCCGTTGGGAACGACGGGGGATCCGAATTATGCCAACTCTCTTTTAAAGAGGGAAATGGGTGAATGGAATTATAACGAAACATTGAAGAGCTATGTTCGCCCCATTGTATATTTGGGCTGGGTTCGCGCGGTTATGAATGGACAAAGCCGTCTCCATTCAAGGCTGAAAATCAAGTCTCCGGTGCTTGTGATGCATGGCGATTGTTCGGCCGATGGTGTGGAATGGACGGATGATTATTTGCATTGCGATGGTGTTTTGGATGTGGATCAGATTGAGGATTGGGCGCCGTATCTTGGCGAAAAGGTGACAACGCGCACGATTCCGAATGGACTCCATGACTTGTATCTTTCTCGCAAATCAGTCCGCGATAACGCTTATCACGAAACTTTCAGCTTTATTGAAGACCATATAAAATAG
- a CDS encoding TraB/GumN family protein, with amino-acid sequence MPLKIKTLLWLAVAFLSVSLLGCSLKDKPRQHFLWKISDQNSSVYILGSIHFADKTFYPLDSVIVNAFDRSDELAVEIDISDSTVFQKSVHLSSLLGKLDGDKTLDMFLPEDALYSLDSLCLAWSIPVDFFSGYKPWAAAMTLSSIANQRAGLDARLGIDLYFLTMARKMKKKIISLETVELQVKLFTGMDIPDSIGVFAMRNMIKDIALLDSSIAKFKNAWKTGNDSLLTYAANMRMGEFSHEDSLMQDFMYDKILYSRNGRMADSVSKFLDENRKVFVVVGAAHLTGFKKNVIEILRRKGLSVERL; translated from the coding sequence ATGCCGCTTAAAATAAAAACGCTTTTGTGGCTTGCTGTCGCGTTTCTCTCGGTGTCCTTGTTGGGATGTTCTCTAAAAGATAAACCTCGCCAGCATTTTCTTTGGAAAATCTCCGATCAGAATTCTAGCGTTTATATTCTCGGTAGCATTCACTTTGCCGATAAGACGTTTTATCCGCTTGATTCTGTTATCGTAAATGCTTTTGACCGTTCCGATGAGCTGGCTGTAGAAATTGACATCAGCGATTCTACCGTTTTCCAGAAGAGCGTGCATCTCTCTTCTTTGTTAGGAAAACTTGATGGCGACAAAACTTTGGATATGTTTCTCCCTGAAGATGCCCTTTATTCTCTCGATAGCCTTTGCCTAGCGTGGTCTATTCCGGTGGATTTCTTTAGCGGCTATAAACCTTGGGCTGCAGCTATGACCCTTAGTTCTATAGCCAATCAGCGCGCGGGACTTGATGCGAGATTGGGTATTGATTTGTATTTCTTGACAATGGCTCGGAAAATGAAAAAGAAAATTATTTCACTTGAAACTGTTGAATTGCAAGTGAAATTGTTTACGGGTATGGACATTCCTGATTCCATCGGTGTTTTTGCCATGAGAAATATGATAAAAGATATTGCCTTATTGGATTCCTCTATTGCGAAATTCAAAAATGCATGGAAAACAGGGAATGATTCGTTGCTTACGTATGCAGCGAATATGAGGATGGGCGAGTTTAGCCATGAGGATTCTCTGATGCAAGATTTTATGTATGATAAGATTTTGTATTCGCGTAATGGCCGGATGGCTGATTCAGTTTCCAAGTTCCTTGATGAAAATCGCAAAGTCTTTGTTGTTGTCGGGGCTGCGCATCTGACCGGATTCAAAAAAAATGTCATTGAAATTCTGCGTCGTAAAGGCCTGAGTGTAGAACGGTTGTAA
- a CDS encoding 1-deoxy-D-xylulose-5-phosphate synthase: MFLEKIKSPADVKALDVKSLEQLAAEMRSVLVKKLSQCGGHVGPNLGFVEATIALHYVFESPKDKIVYDVSHQSYSHKMLTGRAQAFLDESHYGDVTGYSEPTESEHDFFMVGHTSTSVSLALGLATARDVLRESGYVIAVIGDGSLSGGEAFEGLDNAGEYATNFIVVVNDNEMSIAENHGGLYKSLADLRSTGGKSENNYFKALGFDYKYLEQGNDIASLIEIFKSVKDSTRPVVVHIHTQKGRGFSFAEQNREMWHWAAPFNADTGEIYWGNGESYSEILGLYLMAKIKSDPKVVVIHSAVPAGIGFHAARRKEAGPQYIDVGIAEEHAVALASGLAKGGAKPVYSTHGTFIQRTYDQLSQDLCANNNPATILVTMSGADGMNDTTHLCIFDIPMMSNIPNLVYLCPTCVEEFKTMADWAIEQTGHPVAIRIPNAVHHRSDIFEKDYSNLNKFKVVHRGERIALIGLGDFYQRAAAVALELRREGIDATLVNPRYASGVDKDLLLELTKTHNVFVTLENGVVEGGFGQKVAAALGESNAKVLVRGLSKEFYDKVSFAELCEKNRLNPAQIAKDAVTLLS; this comes from the coding sequence ATGTTTTTAGAAAAAATCAAGTCCCCTGCCGACGTTAAAGCGTTGGATGTTAAATCCCTCGAACAGCTTGCCGCAGAAATGCGCTCGGTGCTCGTTAAAAAACTTTCTCAGTGCGGTGGGCATGTGGGGCCGAACCTTGGATTTGTGGAAGCGACGATTGCGCTCCATTACGTTTTTGAATCCCCGAAAGACAAGATTGTTTATGACGTGAGCCACCAGAGCTACAGCCACAAGATGCTTACGGGCCGCGCCCAGGCGTTCTTGGATGAATCGCATTATGGCGATGTGACGGGTTATAGCGAACCGACCGAAAGTGAACACGACTTTTTTATGGTGGGGCATACCTCTACGTCGGTGAGCCTTGCGCTAGGGCTTGCGACGGCTCGCGATGTGCTGCGTGAATCGGGCTATGTGATTGCGGTGATTGGCGACGGTTCCTTGAGCGGTGGCGAAGCGTTTGAAGGCCTTGACAATGCGGGCGAATACGCTACGAATTTTATCGTGGTGGTAAACGATAACGAAATGTCCATTGCCGAAAATCACGGCGGCTTGTACAAGTCCTTGGCGGATCTCCGCTCGACTGGCGGCAAGTCCGAAAATAATTACTTCAAGGCGCTTGGCTTTGATTACAAGTACTTGGAACAAGGTAACGATATTGCATCGCTCATCGAAATATTCAAGTCCGTGAAAGATTCGACCCGCCCGGTTGTGGTGCATATCCATACTCAAAAGGGCCGCGGTTTTTCATTTGCAGAACAAAACCGCGAAATGTGGCATTGGGCCGCTCCGTTCAATGCGGATACTGGTGAAATCTACTGGGGCAATGGCGAAAGTTACAGCGAAATTCTTGGCTTGTACCTTATGGCAAAAATCAAGAGCGATCCAAAGGTGGTCGTGATTCATTCTGCCGTTCCGGCGGGGATTGGTTTCCATGCCGCTCGTCGCAAAGAAGCGGGGCCGCAATACATCGACGTGGGTATTGCCGAAGAACATGCTGTGGCGCTAGCATCAGGACTGGCGAAGGGTGGTGCGAAGCCTGTGTACAGTACGCACGGCACGTTTATCCAGCGCACTTATGACCAGCTTTCGCAGGATCTTTGCGCCAATAATAATCCCGCGACAATTTTGGTGACGATGTCAGGTGCCGATGGCATGAACGATACGACTCATCTTTGCATTTTTGATATCCCGATGATGAGTAATATTCCGAACTTAGTTTATTTGTGCCCGACGTGCGTTGAAGAGTTCAAGACGATGGCGGACTGGGCAATTGAACAGACGGGACATCCAGTGGCGATTCGCATTCCGAATGCCGTGCACCATCGTAGCGACATTTTTGAAAAGGATTATTCTAACCTCAACAAGTTCAAGGTGGTGCATCGTGGCGAGCGTATCGCCTTGATTGGTCTTGGCGATTTCTATCAACGAGCAGCGGCTGTAGCGCTTGAACTTCGTCGCGAAGGCATTGATGCAACGCTTGTGAATCCGCGTTACGCAAGTGGTGTTGATAAAGATTTGTTGCTTGAACTAACTAAAACACACAACGTATTTGTGACACTCGAAAATGGCGTTGTCGAAGGTGGCTTTGGGCAAAAAGTGGCTGCGGCTTTGGGTGAATCAAATGCTAAAGTTCTTGTGCGCGGGCTTTCGAAAGAGTTTTACGATAAGGTTAGCTTTGCGGAACTCTGTGAAAAGAACCGCTTGAATCCCGCACAGATTGCAAAAGACGCGGTGACTCTGCTTTCATAG
- the ribD gene encoding bifunctional diaminohydroxyphosphoribosylaminopyrimidine deaminase/5-amino-6-(5-phosphoribosylamino)uracil reductase RibD gives MTSELTNYMHFALQQAFGAIGVSRPNPAVGAVVVKDGIVVGKGHTQCPGSAHAEVMALRDAGELARGASIFVTLEPCCHYGRTPPCTKAIIEAGIKKVYFAHSDPNPVVHGNSRAILEKAGIEVHEGVDACICACVEECPNGESSTECRVFEFQSVSPEDRALREGEGREVFHEVERFFEAYDYFVRTKRTFVEVKSAVSQDGFMGCADAYGMHLPLAITKPGANCWNHELRAMSDAVLVGAGTLLADNPSLNVRFADGNDPVKVIWAGHHEFTAYEITHFVAFSSKISKTLVFSCVAQPNLPDAIVLNHETFAENWRKMIDDLSARGMHRLMVEPGAGLARELFKDEAGAQKQDAQNSLDNARNCAQSQNAQDARENAQPLWNRLDLWRSTDTSVDEKLDQLIEQGAVKYGLEYPELPAGLVAKESAVIGPDVLTVYYPD, from the coding sequence ATGACTTCTGAACTCACAAACTACATGCATTTCGCCTTGCAACAGGCTTTTGGTGCAATTGGCGTGAGCCGCCCGAATCCGGCGGTGGGTGCCGTTGTTGTGAAGGATGGAATTGTGGTAGGGAAGGGGCATACGCAATGCCCCGGAAGTGCCCATGCAGAAGTCATGGCGTTACGCGATGCGGGTGAACTCGCTCGTGGTGCCTCGATTTTTGTGACTCTGGAACCGTGCTGCCATTACGGTAGAACACCGCCTTGCACTAAGGCGATTATCGAAGCCGGAATCAAGAAAGTCTATTTTGCACATTCCGACCCGAACCCTGTTGTGCATGGGAATTCTCGCGCGATTCTTGAAAAAGCCGGAATCGAAGTGCACGAAGGCGTAGACGCCTGCATTTGCGCTTGCGTTGAAGAATGCCCGAATGGCGAATCGTCTACGGAATGCCGCGTTTTTGAATTCCAAAGTGTATCGCCCGAAGACCGCGCTTTGCGCGAAGGCGAAGGGCGCGAAGTTTTCCATGAAGTCGAGCGATTCTTTGAAGCGTATGATTATTTTGTACGCACGAAGCGTACATTTGTTGAAGTCAAGTCAGCGGTTTCGCAAGATGGATTTATGGGATGTGCCGATGCGTATGGAATGCATTTGCCGCTTGCGATTACAAAGCCTGGCGCCAATTGCTGGAATCATGAACTCCGTGCGATGAGCGATGCTGTTCTCGTTGGTGCGGGGACGCTCCTTGCCGATAACCCGAGTTTGAACGTGCGCTTTGCGGATGGTAATGATCCCGTTAAAGTGATTTGGGCGGGGCATCATGAATTTACTGCTTACGAAATTACGCATTTTGTGGCGTTCTCGTCGAAAATATCAAAAACTTTGGTGTTTTCGTGCGTAGCGCAGCCGAATTTGCCGGACGCAATCGTTTTAAATCACGAAACATTTGCCGAAAACTGGCGTAAAATGATTGATGATTTGTCTGCCCGCGGAATGCATCGTTTGATGGTGGAACCGGGCGCAGGCCTTGCGCGCGAACTTTTTAAAGACGAGGCGGGCGCGCAAAAGCAAGATGCGCAGAATTCATTGGATAATGCGCGGAATTGCGCGCAGTCTCAAAATGCGCAAGACGCGCGCGAAAATGCGCAGCCCCTTTGGAACCGCCTTGATCTGTGGCGCTCTACCGACACTTCTGTTGATGAAAAACTGGACCAGCTTATTGAACAAGGTGCAGTGAAATATGGGCTTGAATACCCCGAATTGCCCGCAGGCCTTGTCGCTAAAGAATCTGCCGTCATCGGCCCCGATGTGCTGACCGTGTATTATCCGGATTAG
- the smc gene encoding chromosome segregation protein SMC: MQITKLKIFGFKSFAQRTEINFPTKGLTAVVGPNGCGKSNITDAIRWVLGEQKAAALRMGKMQDVIFSGTEERAAMSLAEVSIVIDNSDGTLASDYSEVIVTRRVHRDGSGEYLINNQECRLRDVHALLFDSGLGSSTYSQMNADMIKAVLSDKADDRRVLFEEAAGVSKYKQQRKETRRQLERVQMDMERVEDNLRSVRRSVRLYETQAEKVNAYKKLNTRLRELDLSVSLDKFEDYKEGLATLDSTTKRMNHEVESSKTQATELQAKIEEKKLAISEDENAYRDLEREVQAATIALNDLNNNIVRLRDSMSGLQSSNDKAQGEIERSELKSQELSQEKARLEEEIAVLGSENDMDELNALLERERETLQVMRDKVDDLRTQSRELSNERLQATNRVNSLRGRFERMDAEVNMLQSNIAKWQTEIEGLDKQKSDAEANIAEIQAGIEDTNREIENLEEQRATREERLESERAELTEAQQKLQGLKNEEARLQSRIDVLQSVMNEGSDANRYLKENKSNLIGGLVSERIEATPEYASSVEAALGEILDSVVVNGDSAVNEIVDALKSENVGKVLMSLVSSAAPAYDKPVNNPGVVGSLKDFVKTDDEVSPWLSGILSRYFVVDSLQTALNLAKEYRGENLNFVTADTIVRTSGLVSFGVSTSGALSRKNEIADAEALLEKVQGDISAGEENVDRLRELTEEDAQMLSSLVDEIREKRDSLRGGDASIRIHRNTVENCTRRLNQLNGEVTNAQNRIEAAAQSKNSDAELAEAETEVEKVEERYQTISDQLGENETMLREKEEDVRELERSAQDKTSRLKQNQNRLVAIADQMEFLDNTIRNRREEIEKNTVSIEKFETDCNKLADEAQVKDNALRELERNRDLARERYDLVSGDLEGWRDEVNRLRDDMIEKMKELNDVGRRQESLQNNLDRLRERITNEWTVDLDNPENVERVEYTQPEADREIRELRGKIKELGPININVMEDYEDEKKRLEEVEKQFDDLDRARASLDRTITKLDDIARQRYLDTFARIQKNFQFVFSKLFLNGETKMSLVEKVDEMGKPMDILDADIEINVRPTGKKMRGIKALSGGEHALTATALLFAIYMEKPSPYCVLDEVDGPLDDANVGRFMALLREFSKQTLFIVVTHNKRTMAEADMLYGVTQEIKGISRIASVQLADATKFAI, translated from the coding sequence GTGCAGATAACTAAGTTAAAGATTTTTGGTTTTAAATCCTTCGCGCAGAGAACGGAAATTAACTTCCCGACGAAGGGTCTTACGGCGGTTGTTGGGCCGAACGGCTGTGGCAAGTCCAATATTACGGATGCTATCCGCTGGGTGCTTGGCGAACAGAAAGCCGCTGCTTTGCGTATGGGCAAAATGCAAGACGTTATCTTTAGCGGTACCGAAGAACGTGCCGCCATGAGTCTTGCCGAAGTTTCTATCGTCATCGATAATAGCGATGGTACGCTTGCTTCTGATTATTCCGAAGTCATTGTGACGCGTCGTGTGCACCGCGATGGTTCGGGCGAATACCTCATCAATAACCAGGAATGCCGTCTGCGTGACGTTCACGCTTTGCTTTTTGACTCGGGCCTTGGTTCCAGCACGTATTCGCAGATGAACGCCGACATGATCAAGGCGGTTCTTTCGGATAAGGCGGACGATCGTCGAGTGCTTTTTGAAGAAGCTGCCGGCGTGAGCAAGTACAAGCAGCAGCGCAAGGAAACGCGCCGCCAGCTTGAACGCGTGCAGATGGATATGGAACGTGTCGAAGACAACTTGCGCAGTGTCCGCCGTTCTGTCCGTCTCTATGAAACGCAGGCCGAAAAGGTCAATGCTTACAAGAAATTGAATACGCGCCTCCGCGAACTCGATTTGTCTGTCAGCCTCGATAAGTTTGAAGACTACAAGGAAGGTTTGGCCACGCTCGATTCAACGACCAAGCGTATGAATCACGAAGTGGAATCTTCCAAGACGCAGGCCACTGAACTCCAAGCGAAGATTGAAGAAAAGAAGCTTGCCATTAGCGAAGATGAAAACGCTTACCGAGATTTGGAACGTGAAGTCCAGGCGGCAACGATTGCACTCAATGACTTGAATAATAACATTGTCCGTTTGCGCGATTCCATGTCGGGCCTCCAGTCTTCGAACGATAAGGCTCAGGGCGAAATCGAACGCAGCGAACTCAAGTCGCAGGAACTTTCTCAAGAAAAAGCTCGTCTCGAAGAAGAAATTGCCGTTCTCGGTAGCGAAAACGACATGGATGAGCTGAATGCGCTTTTGGAACGCGAACGCGAAACGCTCCAGGTCATGCGCGATAAGGTCGATGACTTGCGTACGCAGTCCCGTGAACTTTCGAATGAACGCTTGCAGGCCACAAACCGCGTGAACTCCCTCCGCGGGCGCTTTGAACGCATGGACGCCGAAGTCAACATGCTCCAGTCGAACATTGCGAAGTGGCAGACTGAAATCGAAGGCCTCGATAAGCAAAAGTCCGATGCCGAAGCTAACATCGCCGAAATCCAGGCGGGCATCGAGGACACGAATCGCGAAATTGAAAATCTCGAAGAACAGCGCGCCACGCGCGAAGAACGCTTGGAATCCGAACGTGCGGAACTCACCGAAGCACAGCAGAAATTGCAGGGCTTAAAGAACGAAGAAGCCCGATTGCAGTCTCGAATCGATGTGCTCCAGAGCGTGATGAACGAAGGCTCGGACGCAAACCGTTACCTCAAGGAAAACAAGTCGAACCTCATTGGCGGTCTTGTTTCGGAACGCATCGAGGCAACGCCGGAATACGCTTCGAGCGTCGAAGCCGCTCTCGGTGAAATTTTGGATTCTGTTGTCGTGAATGGCGACAGTGCCGTGAACGAAATTGTGGATGCGCTCAAGAGCGAAAACGTGGGCAAGGTGCTCATGTCGCTCGTTTCAAGTGCCGCTCCTGCTTACGACAAGCCGGTGAACAATCCGGGCGTTGTCGGTTCGCTCAAAGATTTTGTCAAGACGGATGACGAAGTTTCTCCGTGGCTTTCGGGAATTCTCTCGCGCTATTTTGTTGTGGATTCTTTGCAGACAGCGCTTAATTTGGCGAAGGAATACCGTGGCGAAAACTTGAATTTTGTCACCGCCGATACGATTGTGCGTACAAGCGGTCTTGTGTCGTTTGGCGTTTCGACGTCGGGGGCACTCTCCCGCAAAAACGAAATTGCAGATGCCGAAGCGCTTTTGGAAAAAGTGCAAGGCGATATTTCTGCCGGCGAAGAAAACGTGGACCGTTTGCGTGAACTGACCGAAGAAGACGCTCAAATGCTCTCGTCGCTCGTCGATGAAATTCGCGAAAAGCGCGATTCTCTGCGTGGTGGCGATGCTTCTATCCGCATTCACAGGAATACGGTTGAAAACTGCACCCGTCGCTTGAACCAGTTGAATGGCGAAGTAACGAACGCACAGAACAGAATTGAAGCGGCGGCGCAGTCCAAGAACAGCGATGCGGAACTTGCCGAAGCCGAAACCGAAGTCGAAAAGGTCGAAGAACGTTACCAGACGATTTCGGATCAGCTGGGCGAAAACGAGACGATGCTTCGCGAAAAAGAAGAAGATGTCCGCGAACTCGAACGCAGCGCGCAAGACAAGACTTCTCGCCTCAAGCAGAATCAGAACCGCTTAGTCGCTATTGCGGACCAGATGGAATTCTTGGACAATACGATTCGCAACCGCCGCGAAGAAATCGAAAAGAACACGGTTTCGATTGAAAAGTTCGAGACGGATTGCAACAAGCTTGCCGACGAAGCGCAAGTGAAGGATAACGCGCTCCGTGAACTCGAACGCAACCGCGATTTGGCTCGTGAACGCTACGACCTCGTGAGCGGTGATTTGGAAGGCTGGCGCGACGAAGTGAACCGCCTTCGCGATGACATGATTGAAAAGATGAAGGAACTGAATGACGTTGGCCGTCGTCAGGAATCCTTGCAGAACAATCTTGACCGTCTCCGCGAACGCATCACGAACGAATGGACTGTCGATTTGGACAATCCCGAGAATGTTGAACGCGTGGAATACACGCAGCCAGAAGCCGACCGCGAAATCCGTGAACTCCGCGGCAAAATCAAGGAACTCGGCCCGATTAACATCAACGTGATGGAAGATTACGAAGACGAAAAGAAGCGTTTGGAAGAAGTCGAAAAACAGTTCGACGACCTTGACCGCGCCCGTGCATCGCTTGACCGCACCATTACAAAGCTCGACGACATTGCCCGCCAGCGTTACCTCGATACGTTTGCACGCATCCAGAAGAACTTCCAGTTCGTGTTCAGTAAGCTGTTCCTCAATGGCGAAACGAAGATGAGCCTCGTCGAGAAAGTCGATGAAATGGGCAAGCCCATGGACATCCTCGACGCCGACATTGAAATCAACGTCCGCCCGACAGGCAAGAAAATGCGCGGTATCAAGGCGCTTTCCGGTGGTGAACACGCGCTTACTGCAACAGCGCTTTTGTTCGCAATCTACATGGAAAAGCCGTCTCCGTACTGCGTGCTGGACGAAGTCGATGGTCCGCTTGATGACGCTAACGTCGGTCGCTTTATGGCGCTCCTCCGTGAATTCAGTAAGCAGACCTTGTTCATCGTCGTGACGCATAACAAGCGTACCATGGCCGAAGCCGATATGCTCTATGGTGTGACGCAGGAAATCAAGGGTATTTCTCGTATTGCTAGCGTGCAGCTCGCCGATGCAACAAAGTTTGCGATTTAG